The DNA segment TAATGAGATGTTAAACCTGTGATCTTAAACCATAACCAGCATTTTGTCTTGAAAAAGTTTCAGGTTTATGAATTTTCTCTAATTGTTACAGAAATTAATGTAAGGAGATTTTGACCTGTGGTCTTAGTTTGATCTGAAGAGTCCATCGATGAGATTAACCTTTGGTTATTATCAATGTATGTGGATAGTTATGACACTTGACATTTTTCCATGACATTGTTTTGCATTATCATAGTAATTTCCAACAAGCACGGCAGCCATTTCACTGGATCTCCATTTACTATGGGTATCAAATTAACTCATGGTATCCTTCTGAAACAAATGATAGCTTTGGTGTGATACATACAACAGGCAACAGTGCCTTATCACATTATCCCAGATAAACTTGCCACACCACAGCTCTGTTTGCAGCTTGCACCTTTTCGTATTAGTCATAGATTTGGTCATATGAACTTTACAATATTAAGTCTCATGGTCCATATCCTTTGTAATCATCCAGTCTTACAAGCCAAGACAGAGAGGAATTGCAGAGACAGGAGGGGCTAGTGAAAGTGAAACAATATCATAAGAATTCAAGACCTGGAAATTAGAGGGACATGGGtcttaaatttttgttcacTTGTGATACAAAAGATGGTGGAGCAGATGAACATATGCCTGGTATGAATAGAAGCTGATAAAATTGAGATAAGCTAGTAGTTTGtcttatgataaaaatgggAAATCCGTAATTAAAAGGATGTTTTGGACCTTCTGTGTTTCGAGAGTATCTTGCCCGTCTCAGCCTATACGCAATGATTACAAAAAACTAGATTCAGAGGgaatttttcaggaaaaaaaaacttgatttttaaaatgttatattTTTAGGTTCTCTTTTggacattttaaattttgaacaatGTTTTTGTATAACTCAAACTTTCATAttctaaattatttttatttttaaaattcctACATCCCTGGGCCTGAGAAAAAAAGCTTCCCAACTAATATCCAAGAAAAAACATGCCTACAGAAACTAGAGAACAATTTCCCTGACaatgcataaaaaattagtTAGCAAACCTGGAAGGTCTCAGCGACAAGTTGAAGATTCAATCATCCACATAGTTTATTGAGGTTAATTGATAGTTGTATTGCGtatttctcctttttatttattttttccccttctcctATTTGCTATAAGCAGGACTCTGAAAGAAGCCTTAACATTCAAACACCTAAAAGCCAAACACTACAAaatcaaaaaccaaaacaagattGGCGATGTGAATTGATATCTATGTTGCCTAACTTCAACATGCACCAGAAACTAGGCCACGGTATGAATGAAACTTCTCCTCGGATGTCAGCTACCTAGCTTTGGGTAAGCTCCTTTAAAATAAACTCGTTTTGGACATGCTAATCTGCCTCAGGAAACACTCTCTAGCTGCCAACTACATAATTTTTGCGCACAAACCAAAAGTTATTTGGCATCCCTAGTTGCAATCAGAATGTTTTCTCGTCTAAAGTTTTCAAGGGTGGGAGAAATGAACctgtttatttttaaatcattactGAAAGTCTTGACATCCTACAAGAAGCAAGCAAAATTAGCATTTGCAAAAGGTATAAGTATAAACATGGTCTGCCTGCCAACAATCTAGTTTCCACCAACTAGGGTAACACACATGCCTgggaaatattttattttcatcacTTCTTTGATAAAAAGTCATAAGTCCCTGAATACATTGAGCCAAAACTTTCACatcaaattgaataatttgctgaACACCATGCAGCAGCCTTAAGTTCAAATGCTATCATATCCTAAGCTATTTACTCAAACATACATAACAATTCTGTTATTTTGTCATTCTAATCCAGAAATATACAATTCAGTTATCTTGTCATTCTAATCCAGTTATTCTATCATTcttcatttggtgtttttccAGTAACTCTGAATTCCACATACCTACAGAGAAGATTGTCAAGCTTTCTCAAATTTGCAAATGTTTAACCACCAGCATTGCAGatgcattttcccttctttaaTTTCATTCATACCAATAATGGATTTTTGTTAACCTTGACCTCTATAAGTACAAGTGGTCGCTCCTGAGAGTGGATGCACCCAACACAACACAATGCAGTGAAGGCAGTAACTGAGACATCTGTCACCTGCTAGTACCTGCACGTGCTTCATTCAACCTGCTTTTAACGATCCTTGACCTAGGTCAGTTCCTACTGGATCCATGCAACTATAATACAAATAGACGTTCAACCCATACAATTGAATTTGTGGATACTGCAAGCTGTGGCATTCAACACAAAGATAACCTATGGTAAGTACATCACTTTGAAGCCTTTTGGAAGCCTCAAAATGTGAAGCCCACAAATTGGTGAATCCCCACTGAGTGTTACAAGGTCAAATTGCCTGTCACTATGTCAACTTGAAACAAGACTAATATAGATATTGGACCTAAATGAGATTCATGGGCACAGTGGATCCAGTAGGTTAAGATTCAAGACTATACGGGTAAATTCATCCATGTTATGTTTATGATTTAAAATCTTCATGTTGTCCCTACTTTCCTGTTTTTGTACTGACAACTTACATTGTTTAGCATATGCTTGgagcaattttcttttttcttcttcatattgtcCCTACTTACCTGTTTGTGTACTGACAacttagtatttttttttaatctcccTATTTTAAATggtattatatgtattgttacaaTATAAGTAACATTACAACTTATTTTGAGTCCAGTTGACATCTCTATTCACATACACTTCCATGTATAAATGACACATGGACATCAATTATATCATACCTTTAGGATAAAATTATTATGAAGACACACATCATGCATACAAGTTCTGACGATGAGCAATAAAACTGGCTGCAGTAACCCTTGACTTACAAAAACCTAAGAGGTACTAATTATCAACTCAATAAACATCTATCACATTTAGGGTACGGGGACATTATGAAAGACAtaaacatggatttttctttcctGAAATGATTATTCCTCACCTAAACTGAGAGTGATCTCATCGACATCTTGATGATGAAAAGCAACCAAATATTTCTTTCGACCATGAGGATGACCAACTAGTAGAAAATCCGTCTAAGTTTATGGTACTCTAATCAAATAGTACCTAATTAACTTCAAATACAAACCAAGACAAACAAATGCAGCAGACAAACAAAAGCATATAACTTGcaatattataaaaacatgAAGATGGGAAGCTATGCTACCTTTCCTGAAGCATTCCGAGCAGGTGATACATGCAGACAGTTCCAAAATGAGCTGCCATCTTTCCTGAACAAAAGTATcagaaaagtttattttttgtACACAAGACTATCcataaattttgagttttaaacAGTCTCAGTCTCAGCTTTTCTGCGTAAGCACTGCATAAGAGGGGCATTTTTTTACAAGCACCTGTAATTCAAAATACGAACATGAAATGTCTTCCAACTCTGCATATTTTCTTGAATCTGCAAACACGGATGCCCTCTATGATTAATAAAATCGTAAAAAGATTTCTGTCTTAAATATTAGAATTtacaacaagaaacaaaaagtaAGGTTTTAGTCATTCACCTGAGCAACAGTGTCTGGATCTGTGTCAGGTCCATGTAAAAATCTGCAGTTGCGTCCCAACACGTCATGCCTAGAGTAGcctaaaaacagaaaaataatagataaatttacaaaaattctCACCATAAATTAGTCAAAGAGCATAGCGGATTCAAATTTCCATCTGCATCCATCCTACAATGAGATGAGGTCTTTACACACTAAATCGAATGGTGATTTCTGCATGTTTTAAATCAGCAAGCAGAAGTGATTCACTACTATAAAGTCTAAAAGCTGGAGGCTTGAGGTATCATAAAATGTCGAGTATATAAAGAATGATTTCTACAATCATTTGACACAAATATTTGACTTAAAAAGCTGCACAGAGCCTACAGAATCCTGCTCAACTAATTGCCCTATTGCCAGGCTGTGTGGAACACAAACAACCATAACAATCCTGAAGAACTAGTGGCACTGGCACTTGAGCCTTGCAGCAAGCACCAACATGAGGTATGGTCATAATGAAGCACAACAGCGCAAACCTGTCAAATTTAGGAACCCATCACTTGCATAGACGATGGGCATATCAGGCAAATATGGATCAGTTCTGCAAGAAGAACGACAAAAAGCTCTATAAGAAAAATTCAATATCGAGAACCCTAGAACCAACTCTATGATTAAATGATCAATTAAGAACTTGCAACAACTCACAGTACAAAGCTTTGTTTGATTCTACCAAGAGATATGTTCAAGGATGAAGTGATCCGAGTTAGTCTAGGATGGACTGAAGAGCACCTTCTGCCACAGACAGATTTCCCCATCAGCTTGCTGTAGTGAGCCAATGTAGAAAGTATGCTGTCAATTGCAGCTGTAGCCTTCTTTTTCTCAAGATTGATATCTTCACAGGCATCCTCACACTGCAGTTCTGTACTAATTACAAGTTTATACACCCACAAAAGATAGCgaataaacaaagaaacagGTTATCTAGTTGTGCTAACGAAAACTTTTTTGTAGCTTATTTTTCCAAAACTAGGACATTCAATCGCTAACCTCTGCTATCAGGTTCAGGAGAAGCGTCAGGTAACAAAGATTTGTTTAACCCCCTAACTGAATCTTTGAGGATCTCTCTTCGACAAGAACCGAAACATATCTCCAGCTTTGGACAATCTGCCTTGACATCAAGGTTTCCTACGTCAGGAGAGTGCCTACTCCATGTGCATGAATTTGGGGCTGTCGAGTCCAAGCCACTCACTGGTTCCAAATTTCGAAAGCCAGACTGTGATATACTAGCTTTTCTTGAGATAGGAACCTGAACTGCAACGAAGTGAATAACCCTTCCATCATCTTCTGAAAAAACAGGGCTTAAATGGAAAACAATCCAAATGGGTGTTCCATCCTTTCTGTAGTTCAACAGCTTAATCTGAATGCCTCTCTCCTCTCTAATTGCTTCTCGAATTTCGAGAACTGATCGCCTATCTGTATCCGGTCCCTGGAAGATGCGCCCATTCTTTCCGATAACTTCTTCTCTAGAATATCCTGACATTTTCAGGAAACCTCTGCTCGCGAAGATAATAGGGTGCCCAGAGAGGCATGGATCAGTGATGAGGAAGTTTTCCGGCATTTCATCCAAAACCTCAGTTATCCAGGTGGAGTAACGGCTTCCGAGTGACTGATCAATCTGTTGGTTATTGCTCAGTTGAGCTGCCATCTTTCGTTTTCTGATCAAAATTCTCAATTCCATAACAGGCACTCAAATCGATTGAGAATTCAGTtccatataatttatttttggtTACTCGAAAGGAGCCCAATAAGTAAATCAGAAAAAAGCTAAAAGCAAAGAACCAATCGACCATGAAGTGGTTGCTCCTCTATATAggtctctcttctttcttcctttaaCCAAATCTTGAGGCCTAACAGGCTAACATCAACCATCAACTGTATAACCAACAACAGTGATTTTCGTGTACCTGAAATTTCAATATCAAGAGAATCGGAACTGAGTAATCGAATCACTGAACCATAAGATGCATTAAAAGAAAACGAGGCCATGATAACACCTGATTATGGCTCCATCGTTGaagtaaacagaaaaaaagaaaaaaaaaaggtccagACAAATGAATTCGTAGAGGATAACCAGAAGCACCCAAGGAGCATCCAACAACCACCAAAAAAACACACCACCCACGATCATGAAACTTAAAAAGATCTGCCCCAAACGATTATCCACCAATCATTTCGATAGAAAAAGGATGCGACCACGTTCCTGATTTTAGTCCTCTTGAAGATGTTCGAATAAAACCACCACGCAAGCAAATGAAAGCGACACCGCGAAGATCAAAATGGacgaaggaagaagggagaaggaATCGTAGGAGAATAAGGGGAGGACAACATCTAACAAAAGAGGAAGGAAACGGCGGAGAGATACTGagcgagaggaagagagggtGGGGATGCGTCCAACATAAGTTGAATCGAACGAAGGGAGGAGGAATGCGGCGAGCCGATTCAAGACGCCGTCAAGAGAACCGAGAGAGTGGTAGGTTCCAAGTGAGCACTTGTCGGTGTACGCGCTCATGATCCAGGAATGTACGTATTTCTACAACGTAGAGAGGGATAAAGAAAGAGGGACGGGGATCTTTGAATGCATCCTTATCCATACACGTCTGTCTCTTTCTTTAACTCCTCGTTAAAATAGCCGGAATTAGCATGAAGTGGCCGACTCCGATTGATTCATTGACGTCGACAGATGCAAAAGTACCATGGCCAATACATCATTCTACTGCTGTTAGGTAATTGACAGGGTTGTGATACCCATCAACGCACCAATTAAAAGATGAATGAACTTAACTGAACTATTTTTTAAGGTCGATCCAGTGGAGTGATAGAACTAACTAATTGATTCAATTTCTGATTTCTGCAACACCGCTGCAACGCATTTACTGACGGCAGACATGGTCCTGCATTGCCCAAGCGCTTCTGTTGTGAAAAGGTTGGCGTTACGGCATGTAAAGAATTCAAGATCAGAGGCTCACCCTCCACCAACTTACGTCACCTTCTGCAATAAAAATGGAAGACTGATCTAGAATAGGCTCGATTCTGCTGGTCTGGATCCAAACTCCCGGATCAAGTTAAAATGGACAATGGACCTACTAAGTGGTACTCCTTCAGCTCTTTTCAAGTAATTTGGGGATGATTATTCAaggatttttcaattttggatATTAGATTAATGGGGAGCAACGACGCACCTTAAGCGAAGGTAGGATGTCAACATATCTGACTCAGATCGAACATCCGACcgaattatttcaaaaaatcggatatagaaaataattttaatatctgagtaaaaaatgagattggattcaaatttaaaaaatgacatatgaaaggattcagattttggattcagctatacataaatatttgttttgatttgaatttggattcagatcagctTCAGTTTTAAACAATATCCTAATTCAACGCCCTTACATTTTTTGTAAATTGGTCAGATTTGGTTCAAAgtttggattcggattggatgTAAATGTAAAAATCCGGATGCAGATAAGAGTTGGATATGACTGTTCTTTGTATTTGAATCAAAAGTTGACTCCAGGCaattgaatatccaaaaaaagtGGTCCTTGGTGCTTTTTTTATTGTGGTTTCTTATCTTCCTTCTcaagatatttttttgtaaCGCATACTTTTCTATAACTGATAAATTGTATAACAAGTGGGCCTTTGATGGTCCACAAAAAGGTTTTCAGGAAGAGAAGTTCAGCTAAAACATGGAATTGGAATTTTAGCAAAATCGCACAATTTATATGCATCGCCACACTAAAAATTTTGGGATAAATTTTCACTCTACTGTTTGattaataaaattattattttttaagtttgataaaaaatagaaagttcTAATTGTCAAAACACTCTCCATGTTACTTTGCCTTTTTCTCGAGGCGGCAACGTATAATTTGAAAGTTGGTTTCTCCTATTGTCCATATATATCTTGTATTGCATGTAAAACTAATTGGACCTtataaatgcatttttcatggTTCTTTTAGGAACAGGCTCATGGATCACACTTTCATGAAAAGTTgtaattttttagattttaaaacatatggttttgagttctttttatttttttaccaaGACACTTATTCAAttgtaacctttttttttttttttgttatttgggACACACGTTCTTCTACTTAGCCACTCAAATTTCCCGTATCctatatacaagaaaaaaatggtacCGTTCTTGaaattcttgttcttctttacTAGATAAAAGTAAatgacaaaatatatattacgcACACACTTACATGTGTACAACTAGATTAGGCTAATTTCCAGTTAGGTGGCCTACACGGAACTGGTTCTAGGGGTATGCCTTTGAGAATTTCACTTTCTTTTAGagtattttttatcatttttaactCTTaacatgcaatatatatatattgggtgAGTGAGAGGTTAATAATCTATTGTCCATAAAAGAGACTTGAAGGTTCTCTCGTTTCTCTTGATTCTGCTTGCCTTCAGAATCTGGGGCTGCATTATCGCCAATGATGACAGAAGTGCACCCTTCAACTCAAATATTGCATTCCACTATTTAAGATGTAGTCGAGCGAGGAACATGCTTCTTCACATTTGCTGTATCCTTTGAGCCTGCAGGCAGTATCTTCCCAGGAGTACAACAATTATTTGGCCTTTGGCAATCATTGTGTTTATTTCTTATTTCAATAAATAAGATTTTGtgaggaaagaaagaagtaaGCACAATGGTCGGTAAAATTCAAAACCTAATGTAATgttcactcacacacacactctctctctctctttatatatatatatatatatataacatggatgattaaaaaaaaacaaagaggaaaagaacACATAATATTTTAGATTAGTGAccacctttttctccttattgAACATAGAATATTTTAGTTATTCAACATCAGTTGgcaattttttctatttgtttttgtcTTAGCACATAAGATGAGTAGCCAAAATCATTAGCATTTTAGAAAGAGATTACCTTTTGCAGGTTTCTATATAAGGgctataattttttattaaaactgCCAAACAAGAAGTTTGAGCAAATGTTCTTTAAtctgaaaaatgtaaaaaatattaattgaaatttcttcaatattaacctctataaaaaatttacattctTATTCATTTTAGACAAGATGTAGctctttttcagaaaaaaatcataaaatgtggttattttaaatttatagaCAAGAGATATGtcccaaaaagaaaatttccttAAGCAGCTGATGCTCTCTATGGTGATGGCCCGATCGTTGGTTTATTTATCTTGAATATATTATATTTCAACTCTggtaaagtttttgaaaatatagtttggcacttataaaaaaaaatgtggttttGCCTTTTTCATGGGGACCCCATGTCCTAGATGTTGAGCTACGGATGGGCTGGTGTGGGGAAGCTTTTCaagatttgttatttttaattaatatttttaaatatttggtcTGTTCTCAAAAGAGTTGTTTGAGTTTTGACAGTTGAAATAATAtgtgagtgttttataaatctatttcAAAGATTATAAtcgattcataaaacattaaaacTATGTGTTCTTCAGGACATATGCATACAACGTTCACACAATATTCCATTTGCTAAATGACCAAAAAACAGCCTGTGGAGGCAAAAACAAAGAAGGAGAGGCTTCTTCAATATCTTTCTtaacaaaaatcaattttgggATCTCCACAACATACTTACAAGGAAACCTGCCACGGAACTTGCTTTGTACCTATaactgaaagaaagaaaactagttTATGTGTTTTTTAATGAAACCTTCCTTTTTATGAACATTATCAAACAGTGATCTGGAATAAAATTGGGTCAACTCAATAATTTAGCAGCAATTTTTTTAACACTATCATTGTTTGCgcgactattttttttttttttttaaaccgaAATGTATTCTAGGCCCTATTTCACAGTTTTTATGAAAGTGTAgtctttattaaaaaattataaagattGAGCCTTTTAAATTGTAAAAAGGTTATAttgtaaaatataatttttcttgttattatttaaaaaaatcccTTATATTATTAATTCTGAAAAAGACGAGCTTCTGAAACTCATTAAAAAGACAACTTTGGTAAATccaatattttcatttctttcaactcaaATCAAAGGAGCTTTTCTGGTAACTATGTGTAGGAATTGCGACGGAATTGGTAATCATGTTTGGGAGTCGGGTGAGTCAGAGCAGGTTATCTGAGGCGAAGCCAACTCTCTTGTCCTTGCCTTCAGGTTTTGAGGATGCTTGAGAATTTGGATTAAAAGAGCTTTTTTAGTAATTATATTTAGGAATAGCTTTTCTGGTAATTAAGTTTAAGAATTGAGATGGGAATTGGTAATCATGTTTGAGAGTTGGGATGAGTCGGAGCAGGCCATCCTCCTTTTCCTTGTTCTAAGTTCTACCCTTGTTCCAGATTCTAAGGTGCTTTTCAATCTGGCTGCTCTTCAACTCGAGTGTGCTGCCGAttgtaatataaaaaaataacatccatGGATTTCGAGCTCTACACGTCAACCGAGCAGAGCTATGCGGTGACGAAGCAGGCTATATACGACCCCACTGTTGTAGCAGAGTCGACTTGATGGTGTACGCGCGTTGTGTACACAAGGTGGCGGGGCACAGAACTCGCGGTCATGCCATGACAGCATCAGAAAACTAGGCCTCTCCTAGGATTTACGAGAACACCAGAGTGAGCGACGGAAGAGGCCTTCCCACCGCCATAGCCCCAGGGGAGAACCTGCTGCGTCAGCGTGTATTCCTCTATTCTTCGACGTGGGTACTGCACCCTTGCCAACGAAATTAACTACTAAGCGGCTCTCCAAGCGCCTGATACTTCAACAGACTGAAGAAAAGGTGGGGAGGCATATCCTTTCTGAGCGttgaagtagaagaagaagaagaagaagaagaagaagaagaaaaggcgGGACCGTCGGTGTTGTCTTCTAGGGGAAGCTCTGAGTGTAAGCGCTCTTTCTGTTGCTCTCCCCCATTGTGCCTTTCTTTGTGCTCCTTTAGTTTATGCGCTGTTTGGGGACGAGGTATTGGTGGAAAGAGGAAGTGCTTCGTGGTCTTCCCACAATGCTTTCCGGCGTTTGGATGCGCCAATTTTGCCAACAAGTTGCATTGAAGATGGAGTAGTAATCAACTACGTTACATTTGAATGCCGTTCTTAGTTAGGTTTTCTGTGGTAATTTTCCACGAAATGTTTCAACGCAGTTACAATTCGCTATTCGGTGATCGCAGGTAGTTAGAgactatctctctttctcctcctcgcttttccttttatttcattCTTGCGTATGTCATCTGGGAAGCGGTCTAAGCAATTTGAATGAGATTAGTGTAAAGTGAAGTTTGATTTGGTCAATACCTAATTATTAGTGATTGgtagttttatttttctgcttttccGAGTTCTGAAGCTTAGGTGCGAATGGAAAAGGGTGAATTTGCGCTCTTGCTAGTGTTTTGCTGTTTCAGTTTCAGTCACTGCTCGACACGCTGTTTCAGCAAGCGAAAATAGAGTATTTTGTGTTCTCTTTTTTGGTCATTTGCTCTGGAGGAGCGAAAGGAAAGTTGTTCTTAGTTTTCTACTGAGGCATTGGCATGGATATTGCAAGTTTATGCTTTTCTTGttgcaaaatttcaattttagcTTGAAAGCTAGTAAACTTAGAAATATCTTCCTGTCGACAGCTGTTGGTTGTTGCCCATGATGCGTTATTAGGAGAGTTCTATACGCATTCTCTTCTGGGTGGTTCTGCGTTCTCCACATTAATTAGGAATGCCTACACTGCACTCCCTGAGATTTCCTATGCATCCAAATTGTGTTTGAACTtttagtttaaactttaaagtttaagcTAGTGAACTGGGTTAgagagaaatttttgaaatccaaccatgttgaatcatttgatttaGTAGTCCTTAACCTCTGAGATATGACCTTTCTTGATTCCGATGCTTTGTACGTTAATTGCGTTATGGTCATACTGCACAAGTTCACATATTATTTGGTTCTTTCATAGTTGTGTGTTGCTGACCTATCACTTGTAAGAAGATCTCatgattatattttttttttctttttagttttcttgCCATTCCAGTGGAGGAAAATATCTTTGAAGAAGTCTCTTTTACTCTCTTTTACTGTCATAAGCTGGTGGAACAATTCGAACCtccaaaatattaaaacaaatttaCGACAAGAACATGTTACAATGGTTTTGTCTCAGAAAGTCCATTCCTGAAATACCAAAACAACCTAAAAGACAAAAGAGTTTCGTAACAATTTATGGAGTTCTCAGCTCcataaattttgtttcttatgtaAGGAATCCTCACCAAGGCAATGAGATTTGTCATGCT comes from the Nymphaea colorata isolate Beijing-Zhang1983 chromosome 14, ASM883128v2, whole genome shotgun sequence genome and includes:
- the LOC116267524 gene encoding protein TWIN LOV 1 isoform X1 gives rise to the protein MELRILIRKRKMAAQLSNNQQIDQSLGSRYSTWITEVLDEMPENFLITDPCLSGHPIIFASRGFLKMSGYSREEVIGKNGRIFQGPDTDRRSVLEIREAIREERGIQIKLLNYRKDGTPIWIVFHLSPVFSEDDGRVIHFVAVQVPISRKASISQSGFRNLEPVSGLDSTAPNSCTWSRHSPDVGNLDVKADCPKLEICFGSCRREILKDSVRGLNKSLLPDASPEPDSRELQCEDACEDINLEKKKATAAIDSILSTLAHYSKLMGKSVCGRRCSSVHPRLTRITSSLNISLGRIKQSFVLTDPYLPDMPIVYASDGFLNLTGYSRHDVLGRNCRFLHGPDTDPDTVAQIQENMQSWKTFHVRILNYRKDGSSFWNCLHVSPARNASGKIAFYVEAQLDESSLNEDDGLTPEMRQLGAIGAVKVAVRTLFDAGPSKSS
- the LOC116267524 gene encoding protein TWIN LOV 1 isoform X2; this encodes MELRILIRKRKMAAQLSNNQQIDQSLGSRYSTWITEVLDEMPENFLITDPCLSGHPIIFASRGFLKMSGYSREEVIGKNGRIFQGPDTDRRSVLEIREAIREERGIQIKLLNYRKDGTPIWIVFHLSPVFSEDDGRVIHFVAVQVPISRKASISQSGFRNLEPVSGLDSTAPNSCTWSRHSPDVGNLDVKADCPKLEICFGSCRREILKDSVRGLNKSLLPDASPEPDSRELQCEDACEDINLEKKKATAAIDSILSTLAHYSKLMGKSVCGRRTDPYLPDMPIVYASDGFLNLTGYSRHDVLGRNCRFLHGPDTDPDTVAQIQENMQSWKTFHVRILNYRKDGSSFWNCLHVSPARNASGKIAFYVEAQLDESSLNEDDGLTPEMRQLGAIGAVKVAVRTLFDAGPSKSS